The nucleotide sequence TCTCCTATTTTTTGCAGATTACACTAATGCAGAAAGAtccaaatttttatttgagcACCCAGAGCTTCCATCAAATGAATTTCAGTTAAGGAATAGTTCCTTTTGGGAGCCATTCGAAGGATATGATGGAACACACAAGATATTTGGTGAAAGTTGGATCAGTTCAAACTATACCAATAAAAAGaacaataaacaaaattttCCAAGCAGATGGACTCTAGCTAGTGCCAAGAAACTACCTGGTTTTATAAATGATACGTCTTTGACATTGAAGGATAAAGGCGAATATGCAATGATCGGTCATAGATTAGATAAACCAATCAAATTAGATGGTTCTAATACTTTAGTTATACAGTATGAGGTTAAATTACAAGATGAATTAAAATGTGGTGGTGCattcataaaattattCCCTAAAATGATGAAAGAAGACCTTTTAAATTACAACTTAGGAAATATACAACAAAAGcataatcaaataatatttggaCCTGATAAGTGTATTCCAAACTTTAACGGACTTAGATTTGGATTAAATAGAAAGAATCCATTCACAGAAGAATACGAATTAAGACAGTTGAAATATCCTCCAATTTCTAAATTGGACAACGAATTCAAAACACATTTATATACACTAATTCTTGATAGTACAAATCAATTATTCGAAGTAAGAATTGATGGTAAAGTATACACTGCAGGAAATCTGAACGATGAAGAACTGTTTTCACCAGGTTTTGGTAGTcccaaatttatttatgatTATGAATCAGAAAAACCGGAAGATTGGGATGATAGAATTCTAATTCCCGATCCCTCAGCAGTAAAACCAGAGGATTGGGATGAAGAAGCACCATACAAAATCATTGAACCAGATGCACAAAAACCTGAAGAGTGGGACGAATCTATTTCAGAGTACATATCGGATCCAAACAGATCAGAACCAAGTTGGTGGAATGAAGAAGTTGATGGGGAATGGGTTGCTCCGACTATAAAAAATCCATCATGTTATACCAAATCTGGATGCGGTGAATGGAAACCTAAAATGGTCAAAAACAAGAATTATAAAGGTAAATGGAATCAACCAatgattgaaaatgaaaattatatgGGAGAATGGATCCCAAAACTGGTTGAAAACCCTTGGTATTATGAAGATCTTACTCCTAGcatatttgaagaagagaTAGGTACAATTgtctttgaatttttcagtgGGTCTACTAACATGATGTTTGACaatgtatatattggtGAATCTATTTCAGAAGCTGAACAGATAGGAAATTCTACGTTTCTACCCAAAAGCAAATTAGAATCAAAAGAGTTTATGTTAATGAAtcagaaaatattagaCAAATCGAGACAACCTCTCGATCCAAACGACAATTATGAAAGTGAATCTTCACctgataatttatttgatatattttttgattatattttcagTAGGATTGAAAATGGAGAAATCAACTTTATGCATATAGCGTCAACTATTTTTGTTATCATTTTAATGGCATTATTTTCTCAATTGCTCAATAAAACAACTGAATCCATCGAGGAACAGGAAGATAACACAGagataataaatgaaaaggAAAATATAGCTATAAAAGAGAACCCactaaaaataagaaaaaaatgaactCGAAAATTACATTGAATAggaattttataaatactTATGTCGAAAGGgataatgtttttttcttttcttttaatttcacCAAAGATTCCAAAAAATATGAGTATCATCATTTTAATCTATGTAATAAGAAACTAATTATTTATCTTATTCATTTATGTATgcattttaaaaattgtataAATTAATCAAGTGATGTGAACTGGATTACTCTTCAATTTTACAACGAACACCCTTTGATTGTAAGTAGTTATCTAAAGCATCCATTGACATTTCACGACCAATACCAGAAGCGTTGAAACCTCCGAATGGAACACAAGGATGGAAGTCATTGTATGTGTTGATCCAGACTGTACCAGCCTTTAATCTATCAGCGACCTTAATAGCGGTGTTGATGTTAGTGGTATGAATACCAGCGGCTAAACCATATTCAGAATCGTTACCAAACTTAATAACTTCGTCTATGGTACTGAATTTTGAGATGGTGACAAATGGGCCAAagatttcttctttaacGATTCTCATGTCTTCCTTGACATCTGCGAAAATTGTTGGCTTTATGAAATAACCTTTATTACCAATTCTTTCACCACCAGTGACTAAAGTAGCACCTTCTTTCTTACCGATGTCAACATaatctaaaatttttgataattgcATTTGAGAAGTTTGAGCACCTTGGAAAGTACCTTCATTGAATGGGTCACCTACTTTAATACCTTCAGCAGCGAttctaatttcttcaattaattGGTCATAAATAGTATCTTGAACATAAACTCTTGAACCAGCGCAACATACTTCACCTGAGTTATAGTAAATACCAgtcataatattttgaacaGCACTCTTTAAGTTAGCATCAGCGAAAACGATATTTGGGGATTTACCACCTAATTCAAGAGTAACCTTCTTCAACGAACTTGCAGCGGATTGATAAATATGTTTACCAGTAGCAGTAGAACCAGTGAAAGCGacttttttaatatttggatGAGTAGTGATGGCTTCACCAACAATTTTACCGAAACCAGAAACGATGTTAAAGACACCTGGTGGAATACCTGCCTTTGGAATATATTGAGAGACGTACAATGCAGACAATGGGGTAGCTTCGGCTGTTTTCATAACAACGGTGTTACCAGTGACTAAAGCAGGAGCAATTTTCCAAGCCCACATTAGTAGTGGGAAATTCCAAGGTATAATCTGACCACAAACACCTAATGGTTCTCTCTTTGTATAATTGAAATACCCGCTGCCGgaattaatcaatttgCCGTCAATTTTATCAGCGATACCAGAAGCAGACTTCAAGTAGTTAATGACCAACTGAACATCACCCCTTGCATTTTGCAAAGATTTACCATTGTCCAAAGATTCAATGGAAGCGATCAATTCTTTGTCTTCCTCTATGAATCTAGCCAACTTGTGTAAAGCCTCGCCTCTTTTGAAAGGGTCGATGGTGGACCAGGATCCATTTTCAAAGGCCTTTGATGCAGCGTCGACAGCAATATCGACATCATCTTCTCTACCTTCATAGATGTGACAGATTTCGTCCTCTGTAGAAGGGTTTATGACTTCAAAAGTTTTATGCTGTTGAGATGGAACGAATTTATTGTTGATGAACAAACCTGTTGGCTGCTCGTATTCCAAACCATTAGGCAACTTAATCGGAACCGATAGCGGCAAATGTGAAAACAATCTAAATTGTAAAGCGTTGTTTGTAACCATGAATTTCTTACCTGCAGCAGCAGAAGCCACAGCAGCAGCAGAAACTGATCTTGAGTACATTGTGTGCGTGTGCgtgtgtatatatttatatgtgtAGTTATTTTCAATCGTATGCTAGACAAACGTATAACTGTAAACAATAGACTACAAGAACAAAAGTAATTAGCAGTGAAGCAACACGAAAGgaataaatgaaataaaccagtcctttatatattaagatTTTTTGGTTAATTGCTGGTACTCAATTGACACAAAAACAGATAtagataaaaaaagaaaagagaaaataGCAAGAAACCATTATTGCCATGACCATATTACTCAGGATAGCACCCACGGTGCTATCCTGACCCTTAATCGGCGAGCACGGCAATTGGTGCAAATCAgcaaaaaataagaaaatcGGTCCCAGCACCCTCTCATGTCTCCACTTCTCTCCACTTTGCTCAACTTTGTGTCTGAACCCGGCCATGGCATTCTCCAACAAACacaaaaacacaaaaacaCACAATTTGGGCGCTGGCCAGTTCGTCAAAATTGGGGAGCGGAGGGGAGGGAAGGCGGACGCCACACGCGCCGAACCCCTCTTTTTACCCCGACGGACACACCTCCCAGATACACATGTAAGCCCGAACGCCGGCGGCTATGGCAGCATCAAGATAGCACCCGCAGTGGGCAGCACCCGACAGCGCCAGGTCACAGCATACGGCGCAAGCCAGTGCGTGTGCGTCCGTGTAAGAACCGATGCCGGTTCTTACACGGACGCACACGCCACCCTCTTGAATCCTTTATTTCCGTTTCGTTCTAAATGCTTCGATAGCCGCACGTCCGAGAGTCGGGCGGGCATCCCAGCGCTCTCGCCCGATGTACGTAATTAAGATATTCACAGCCACTCTGGCGGCTGTTATACTTTCGTTATTCAAAGgaaacaacaacagcacATAAAACACGTCATTGTTCAAACTGCACTCAATTCGTTGGTGTTGGGGATATATTGCTTCTTTGTATGGATCTCGTCGTTTGCGGAAAAACATGGTCGCGCAGTAGTGGTAGTAGTATAAGGGTAACCTCttaactatatatatcgTTATATATCTCTATATTAGTAGTACTTATACTTCGAGGTCTTTTAAATTCGGACATATATCAAATAGTATACTTTTGATTTGTTTCAATTCACTATCGTTACAATTTCTAATTATTGGATTGTCTTGCAAGTTCAATTGGATCAGACTAGGTAATGGTAATCTTGAAATCAGTTTATAAAGACTGTTAATGCCATTGTTTCTCAGATTTAGAGTTTGTACTATTGGGAAACTTGAGGAGAAATTTATTGGCAAGTTCATCAATTcttcattgaaattaacTAATGATAATTCACGGAGTGTGTTTGgtaaatattgaaacagTTCATTAACCAACGTCGGTGTTGGTGCTGTCGTTTGTTCGTTCTTTGTAATCACTAAAATTTCTAGtgtatttgaaaaatatctGGAGTACgcattttcaatattctgTTGTTTCTTTATGGTCTCTAAGAACTTTGTCATTACAACtgaatcaatttttaaaactCTTAATCTAATAAATGGTAAGAAAAACTTGGCGTCAGTCGAgttgaatttgaatttttttgaaatattttgaatactCAAGTAACGTAAATTACCCATTTCATGCtgtttttcattattattttcgaTACTCTCTAGATtacaattattatcaagTATTAGTActcttaatttttttaaattctttagatttttgattttaataatatcattagCTTCGAAattcaattcttcaataCATGACCAacaatttttaactttataatttaattcattctcttcaatattgaatttttgaaaatttatttcacctttaatattattcttggataaatttatatcaGTTATCTTTGAGATACTATTGAATTCATCAATTGATGtgatttcatttttagatAAATCGATCTTTCTTAAAtgacaattttttttgaatgaatttaataaagaagtTATTTTGTTGTTAGCGAGGTATAATTCTTCTACATTTGGTAAATGAGAAAGTTCAAAAAAACCATTtgtaatttcattattcgAAAGATTTAATCGGACTATTGATTTAGGTAACCCGttcaatgaattaatattattgttactCAAATTAAGTTCAATCAAATTTGGTAGAAAACTATCCATGCCATAAACACTTGATATACCTAAATTACTCAAATCAATCTTGCTTATATCATTCCAATCaatcttattattatgattaTTCTCTTTTCTAATTGGAGCCATAACATTGGTAATAGTAGAAACTAAATCACTTCTAGTTTGATGGAAGGATGTTTCAGATATTTGAGATATACCAGTAACATTGCCAACTGTCGTATTTCCCTTAGAGAATATATGTGAGGATTCTTGTATTGGTAGACGTGAAAACCTATTACTTAATTCTCTTTTATGATTCGTTGATATTCgatttttatcatttttaaaaccAGATGAGCTTCTTGAATCCTCAGTAATAAAATCTTTCACAACAAACAATGGATTTAACTTTGGTGTATCAATCGATGTGTCGTCTGCTTCTGTTAATATCGATTGGTTCTTATGATCGGCGATTTCTGATTGTATGGAacttgttttatttttattggaAAACGCTAAAGTGTTCaattttccatttttgctaatatcattattattatcatcatctatTAATCCACTGTTAGTAGATGTTAAAGTTATATTCTCAACAGTCCTGCTATTAGAATAGTCTTGTGCAAAATTCTCCTGTGGTTGTTCCCATGCTCCTGTTCTATGGTTAAACACGTATCCAATATCTTCAGGCTGGATTAAAGGAATCTGCGACTTCTTGTTTCCTTGTTCCTTTCTATTGTTGTTAAAATTCACTCTGCTGTCATTTCCCATTGGCAAAGGCTCTTCTCCTAGATATGAAGAATCCTCTTCCTCATTTTCTTCTATAACATTAGTTGGATATGCTGTTAACTGATTATTCTTATAACCATTagcattattaattttgtttttattggATGGAatatgattattatttgttatgCTGATACGTCTTCtaatattcaaatcatcAATAGTACCAAGTCTAGCCTTCTCTGATTTTAACAAGTCATTGAACACATTATGAGCGGATATTCTTGGATCACTATCATTCAAAATACCGTCTCCATCTTCGTCTTCTGTTTTACTATATTCActaatttcatttgaattaagGGAACTTCTATCTTCcatttgtttatttaatgcTAAATTTGGAATCTGATGCATTTTATTCTCTCTTTTCAtcatattttcaaatacGAAATTTGCATCTTCGATCGGATCTTGTTCAGAATTTAAAGTATGGTCtacattttctttatccAGGAATTCACCTCCCAATACAGTACCACTGTGTTGATTGTTTGACGtcttttttgaataaactTTATTTCCAGAATGATTTTTGAACGTATTTGTTGGAATACCAGAGATATCACTTAGCGAACTACTGATTATCAAATCAGATTGTGGatttttaaacaaatttttggaatttttgattttattattttgatttggTGTAAAATTATTGTTCAATAACATATGTTGTTTCCATTGTGGTGGGTTAATGTTTTCTTGATCTTGATCTTCATTCACTGTTTGTTTTCTATTGACCGTACCGTCTCCATAACTGTAGTCataatttctttcttttacATCATTTGGTGACTCTGGTAGAAAATTCACACTTAAATTTGACCAATCCTGTAATTTGTGCAAGTAATCGTCATCatgatttttaattgttgtttttgtcgcattttcttcatcctCATCAGAACCGCTGATATACTCgtcatcatcgtcatcTATATGTGTTATGAATTTTGAATCAGAAAAGTctttattttgtttgtaTTCTTTGAATTGCTTTCgttctttcttttgatCCCGCTGATTGTCATCATCGTGAAATGGAGAAGAGATATGAAAATTGGATAATTCGTCCACCAAACCCTTAGATGATGTACTATCAAACGAAGTTGAGTTGGTAATGGATTGATCAATAGACATGGGCAACAATATATACAGATATATTGGGTGAAATTTTATAAGTTTCAGAAACTTTTCGAGTGAATTGAGAATTCCGTTTTTCTGGTGGTCTATATCCCTTTTGTATGAATATCTGTATCTCCAATTGAGTAAAACGGAGAGTCCAACTGGGCCTTGTAACTTTGTATTTCCAACAATTGATTGATCTTATTGACATTATCTCATCAATTTGTATCCATTAagttttatataattttgtgATCTTTTGTTGACAAAGCGGGGTAACCATACCAGGCGATGAGTTTCAGAAATTGTAACAATAGTGACAAGCATGTGGATGGAGAATAAAAACATGTAAATTAGTTCCTTAGCATCCGAAACTACATTTTTATCGAGAGCTTGAGGATACGATTCGAGCTATGAACGATTAGACAAGAGGGAATTAAAAGAATGATCCTTATAAAGCTGTAGTTTTTTTTATGATCAATATCTACATGGGTCCTGGTATGCATATCCACATATCCCGTGTTCTTCCAACTGTAAGTAGCACTCATGCACTAATGGAACTTAATTATAAAAGAGACCTTCAACTTAACATATACAACAACACTTAAATCCCATGCATTCTGTAGATACATGTATCTACAGAATGCATGGGAGAGGGTAACTGACAAATTGGACATGCGGCACGTGACATGCAATTATTTATACACACACGTGACACCCCAATACTGTCATGTGACTTAGATAAAAAGTGCTAGCACGTGATTTGTTTTTAGTTATCGGCCACTTTTTTGGCCCTAGATCTGTTATTTTTCGTGAAGCGTTGGGCACATGCGCGAAAAAGGGAGTATGGCCGGGCAACGTGCCGCGAGTTAAAACGCTCAATGTATTGTTTTCTGTAATTAAggaattacaaaaataaacaaataatattcacCCCatacaaaattaataaGACAATTAAATCGATACTtgctatatatatataaagtatTAATACATCTTTATTGATCTGACAGTCACACAGATACAGTTTTCA is from Tetrapisispora phaffii CBS 4417 chromosome 14, complete genome and encodes:
- the TPHA0N00170 gene encoding calreticulin family protein (similar to Saccharomyces cerevisiae CNE1 (YAL058W); ancestral locus Anc_7.5); this translates as MNIFYSLVCYFKVFLLFFADYTNAERSKFLFEHPELPSNEFQLRNSSFWEPFEGYDGTHKIFGESWISSNYTNKKNNKQNFPSRWTLASAKKLPGFINDTSLTLKDKGEYAMIGHRLDKPIKLDGSNTLVIQYEVKLQDELKCGGAFIKLFPKMMKEDLLNYNLGNIQQKHNQIIFGPDKCIPNFNGLRFGLNRKNPFTEEYELRQLKYPPISKLDNEFKTHLYTLILDSTNQLFEVRIDGKVYTAGNLNDEELFSPGFGSPKFIYDYESEKPEDWDDRILIPDPSAVKPEDWDEEAPYKIIEPDAQKPEEWDESISEYISDPNRSEPSWWNEEVDGEWVAPTIKNPSCYTKSGCGEWKPKMVKNKNYKGKWNQPMIENENYMGEWIPKLVENPWYYEDLTPSIFEEEIGTIVFEFFSGSTNMMFDNVYIGESISEAEQIGNSTFLPKSKLESKEFMLMNQKILDKSRQPLDPNDNYESESSPDNLFDIFFDYIFSRIENGEINFMHIASTIFVIILMALFSQLLNKTTESIEEQEDNTEIINEKENIAIKENPLKIRKK
- the NUD1 gene encoding Nud1p (similar to Saccharomyces cerevisiae NUD1 (YOR373W); ancestral locus Anc_7.7), translating into MSIDQSITNSTSFDSTSSKGLVDELSNFHISSPFHDDDNQRDQKKERKQFKEYKQNKDFSDSKFITHIDDDDDEYISGSDEDEENATKTTIKNHDDDYLHKLQDWSNLSVNFLPESPNDVKERNYDYSYGDGTVNRKQTVNEDQDQENINPPQWKQHMLLNNNFTPNQNNKIKNSKNLFKNPQSDLIISSSLSDISGIPTNTFKNHSGNKVYSKKTSNNQHSGTVLGGEFLDKENVDHTLNSEQDPIEDANFVFENMMKRENKMHQIPNLALNKQMEDRSSLNSNEISEYSKTEDEDGDGILNDSDPRISAHNVFNDLLKSEKARLGTIDDLNIRRRISITNNNHIPSNKNKINNANGYKNNQLTAYPTNVIEENEEEDSSYLGEEPLPMGNDSRVNFNNNRKEQGNKKSQIPLIQPEDIGYVFNHRTGAWEQPQENFAQDYSNSRTVENITLTSTNSGLIDDDNNNDISKNGKLNTLAFSNKNKTSSIQSEIADHKNQSILTEADDTSIDTPKLNPLFVVKDFITEDSRSSSGFKNDKNRISTNHKRELSNRFSRLPIQESSHIFSKGNTTVGNVTGISQISETSFHQTRSDLVSTITNVMAPIRKENNHNNKIDWNDISKIDLSNLGISSVYGMDSFLPNLIELNLSNNNINSLNGLPKSIVRLNLSNNEITNGFFELSHLPNVEELYLANNKITSLLNSFKKNCHLRKIDLSKNEITSIDEFNSISKITDINLSKNNIKGEINFQKFNIEENELNYKVKNCWSCIEELNFEANDIIKIKNLKNLKKLRVLILDNNCNLESIENNNEKQHEMGNLRYLSIQNISKKFKFNSTDAKFFLPFIRLRVLKIDSVVMTKFLETIKKQQNIENAYSRYFSNTLEILVITKNEQTTAPTPTLVNELFQYLPNTLRELSLVNFNEELMNLPINFSSSFPIVQTLNLRNNGINSLYKLISRLPLPSLIQLNLQDNPIIRNCNDSELKQIKSILFDICPNLKDLEV
- the ALD4 gene encoding aldehyde dehydrogenase (NADP(+)) ALD4 (similar to Saccharomyces cerevisiae ALD4 (YOR374W); ancestral locus Anc_7.6); the encoded protein is MYSRSVSAAAVASAAAGKKFMVTNNALQFRLFSHLPLSVPIKLPNGLEYEQPTGLFINNKFVPSQQHKTFEVINPSTEDEICHIYEGREDDVDIAVDAASKAFENGSWSTIDPFKRGEALHKLARFIEEDKELIASIESLDNGKSLQNARGDVQLVINYLKSASGIADKIDGKLINSGSGYFNYTKREPLGVCGQIIPWNFPLLMWAWKIAPALVTGNTVVMKTAEATPLSALYVSQYIPKAGIPPGVFNIVSGFGKIVGEAITTHPNIKKVAFTGSTATGKHIYQSAASSLKKVTLELGGKSPNIVFADANLKSAVQNIMTGIYYNSGEVCCAGSRVYVQDTIYDQLIEEIRIAAEGIKVGDPFNEGTFQGAQTSQMQLSKILDYVDIGKKEGATLVTGGERIGNKGYFIKPTIFADVKEDMRIVKEEIFGPFVTISKFSTIDEVIKFGNDSEYGLAAGIHTTNINTAIKVADRLKAGTVWINTYNDFHPCVPFGGFNASGIGREMSMDALDNYLQSKGVRCKIEE